Proteins from a genomic interval of Caulobacter sp. NIBR1757:
- a CDS encoding phosphoenolpyruvate carboxykinase (GTP) — MDGEVSIPGLDQAPTNHAKLIAWVREIAALTKPAAVHWCDGSDEEFTLLTDRLVESGTMKRLNPEKRPGSFYAASDPRDVARVESRTFICSKNEIDAGPTNNWSEPGEMRERLNGLFDGCMAGRTMYVVPFCMGPIGSPISALGVEITDSAYVAISMRVMTRMGKQALDMMGANGFFVPAVHTLGAPLAEGEKDVPWPCNEEKWIVHFPESREIWSYGSGYGGNALLGKKCYALRIASVMARDEGWLAEHMLILKLTSPKGVSKFVAAAFPSACGKTNLAMLQPTIPGWKAETVGDDICWMRFGPDGQLRAINPEAGFFGVAPGTGIGTNKNAIDALNRDCVFTNVALTPDGDVWWEGLTDEAPPHLTDWQGKPWTPDSATPAAHPNARFTVAADQCPVIADEWADPAGVPISAILFGGRRASAVPLVTEAFDWEHGVFLASNTASEGTAAAENKVGELRRDPFAMLPFCGYNMGDYFSHWLSVGAGADPAKLPGIYFVNWFRKDGGKFVWPGYGENSRVLKWIFDRLEGEADAVDTAIGRLPAKGSLDVSGLDLSDEKLHLLLSVDADVWREEASLIPAFYERFGDRMPAALWGQYEALMTRLGTKARDDEREMALA, encoded by the coding sequence ATGGACGGCGAAGTCTCGATTCCCGGTCTCGACCAGGCTCCCACCAACCATGCCAAGCTGATCGCCTGGGTGCGCGAGATCGCCGCCCTGACCAAGCCGGCGGCGGTTCACTGGTGCGACGGATCGGACGAGGAGTTCACCCTGCTCACCGACCGGCTGGTCGAGTCGGGCACCATGAAGCGTCTGAATCCCGAAAAGCGTCCGGGCAGCTTCTACGCCGCCTCCGATCCGCGCGACGTCGCCCGGGTGGAAAGCCGCACCTTCATCTGCTCGAAAAACGAGATCGACGCCGGCCCGACCAACAACTGGTCCGAACCTGGCGAGATGCGCGAGCGTCTGAACGGCCTGTTCGACGGCTGCATGGCCGGCCGCACGATGTATGTGGTTCCCTTCTGCATGGGTCCGATCGGCTCGCCGATCAGCGCCCTGGGCGTTGAGATCACCGACAGCGCCTACGTCGCCATCTCGATGCGGGTGATGACCCGCATGGGCAAGCAGGCGCTGGACATGATGGGCGCCAACGGCTTCTTCGTGCCGGCCGTCCACACGCTCGGCGCGCCGCTCGCCGAGGGCGAGAAGGATGTGCCGTGGCCCTGCAACGAGGAAAAGTGGATCGTCCACTTCCCCGAGAGCCGCGAGATCTGGTCCTACGGCTCGGGCTACGGCGGCAACGCCCTGCTCGGCAAGAAGTGCTACGCCCTGCGCATCGCCTCTGTGATGGCCCGCGATGAGGGCTGGCTGGCCGAGCATATGCTGATCCTCAAGCTGACCAGCCCCAAGGGCGTCTCGAAGTTTGTGGCGGCCGCCTTCCCGAGCGCCTGCGGCAAGACCAACCTCGCCATGCTGCAGCCGACCATTCCCGGCTGGAAGGCCGAGACGGTTGGGGACGACATCTGCTGGATGCGCTTTGGCCCCGACGGCCAGCTGCGCGCCATCAACCCGGAAGCCGGCTTCTTCGGCGTGGCGCCGGGCACCGGCATCGGCACCAACAAGAACGCCATCGACGCCCTGAACCGCGACTGCGTGTTCACCAACGTGGCCCTGACCCCGGACGGCGATGTCTGGTGGGAAGGCCTGACCGACGAGGCCCCGCCGCACCTGACCGACTGGCAGGGCAAGCCCTGGACGCCGGACAGCGCCACCCCGGCCGCCCACCCCAACGCCCGCTTCACCGTCGCCGCCGACCAATGCCCGGTCATCGCCGACGAGTGGGCCGACCCGGCCGGCGTGCCGATCAGCGCCATCCTGTTCGGCGGCCGCCGCGCCAGCGCCGTGCCGCTGGTGACGGAAGCCTTCGACTGGGAGCACGGCGTCTTCCTGGCCTCCAACACCGCCTCCGAAGGCACCGCCGCCGCCGAGAACAAGGTCGGCGAGCTGCGCCGCGATCCCTTCGCCATGCTGCCCTTCTGCGGCTACAACATGGGCGACTATTTCAGCCATTGGCTGAGCGTCGGGGCAGGCGCCGATCCGGCCAAGCTGCCGGGCATCTACTTCGTCAACTGGTTCCGCAAGGACGGCGGCAAGTTCGTCTGGCCGGGTTATGGCGAGAACAGCCGCGTCCTGAAGTGGATCTTCGACCGCCTGGAAGGCGAGGCCGACGCCGTCGACACCGCCATCGGCCGCCTGCCGGCCAAGGGTTCGCTCGATGTCTCGGGTCTGGACCTGTCGGACGAGAAGCTCCATCTCCTGCTCAGCGTCGACGCCGATGTCTGGCGCGAGGAAGCCTCGCTGATCCCGGCCTTCTACGAACGCTTCGGCGACCGCATGCCGGCGGCGCTGTGGGGCCAGTACGAGGCGCTGATGACGCGGCTCGGGACCAAGGCCAGGGACGACGAGCGCGAGATGGCGCTGGCCTGA
- the purL gene encoding phosphoribosylformylglycinamidine synthase subunit PurL, with the protein MSASPPAKPMVEIAAEFGLKPDEYAVILKRLNREPNLVELGVFSVMWSEHCSYKSSRKHLGKFPTTGPRVICGPGENAGVVDIGDGQACIFKMESHNHPSYIEPYQGAATGVGGIMRDVFTMGARPIALLNALRFGDPSHPKTKRLVEGVVAGIAGYGNCVGVPTVAGETNFHRGYDGNILVNAMCVGLADADKIFYSAAPAAGLPVVYFGSKTGRDGIHGATMASAEFDEDSDEKRPTVQVGDPFAEKLLIEATLELMATGAVAAIQDMGAAGLTSSSVEMAGKGSVGIELDLDMVPQREEGMTAYEMMLSESQERMLAILKPGRERDGHAIFEKWGLDAAIIGVTTDTGHIVLKHKGEVVCDLPLSPLSDDAPLYDRPWTEPVKHPHIDPKTVPAPADWEAAVLTLMSCPDVASKRWLWEQYDRHVMADTLEDSATGADAGIVRVHGTRKALAVTSDCTPRYVLNDPYEGGKQAVAEAWRNLTAVGADPIAITDNLNFGNPERPEIMGQIVKAIEGMAEACRALDFPVVSGNVSLYNETNGKGIPPTPTVGAVGLLVDYANRADFSSMKDGDALVVIGVNHGELGASLYLRELLNREDGAPPPVDLDLERRTGDFVRAQIVARTVTVVHDLSDGGLAIGAAEMALASGVGVTLDASSPTNAHPFLFGEDQARYLVAVADPAPLLAAAASAGLHASVVGQAGGNAFASKGLFSIALDKLRVTHEGWLPSFMGTAA; encoded by the coding sequence ATGAGCGCCTCTCCTCCCGCCAAGCCCATGGTCGAAATCGCCGCCGAATTCGGGCTCAAGCCCGACGAGTACGCGGTCATCCTCAAGCGTCTGAATCGCGAGCCCAATCTCGTCGAACTGGGCGTCTTCTCGGTGATGTGGTCGGAGCACTGCAGCTACAAGTCCAGCCGAAAACACCTGGGTAAATTCCCCACCACGGGCCCGCGCGTCATCTGCGGCCCGGGTGAAAACGCCGGCGTCGTCGATATCGGCGACGGCCAGGCCTGCATCTTCAAGATGGAGAGCCACAACCACCCCAGCTACATCGAGCCCTACCAGGGCGCGGCGACCGGCGTCGGTGGCATCATGCGCGACGTCTTCACCATGGGCGCCCGGCCCATCGCCCTGCTCAACGCCCTGCGCTTCGGCGACCCCAGCCATCCGAAGACCAAGCGTCTGGTCGAGGGCGTGGTGGCCGGCATCGCCGGCTACGGCAATTGTGTCGGCGTCCCCACCGTCGCCGGCGAGACCAACTTCCACCGCGGCTACGATGGCAACATCCTGGTCAACGCCATGTGCGTGGGCCTGGCCGACGCCGACAAGATCTTCTATTCGGCCGCCCCGGCCGCCGGCCTGCCGGTCGTCTACTTCGGCTCCAAAACCGGCCGCGACGGCATCCACGGCGCCACCATGGCCAGCGCCGAGTTCGACGAGGACAGCGACGAGAAGCGCCCGACGGTGCAGGTCGGCGACCCCTTCGCCGAAAAGCTGCTGATCGAGGCCACCCTCGAGCTGATGGCCACCGGCGCCGTCGCCGCCATCCAGGACATGGGCGCCGCCGGCCTGACCTCTTCCTCGGTCGAGATGGCCGGCAAGGGCAGCGTCGGCATCGAGCTCGACCTCGACATGGTGCCGCAGCGCGAAGAGGGCATGACCGCCTACGAGATGATGCTGTCGGAGAGCCAGGAGCGGATGCTGGCCATCCTCAAGCCCGGCCGTGAACGCGACGGCCACGCCATCTTCGAAAAGTGGGGCCTCGACGCCGCCATCATCGGCGTCACCACCGACACCGGCCACATCGTGCTGAAGCACAAGGGCGAGGTCGTCTGCGACCTGCCGCTCAGCCCGCTGTCCGACGACGCCCCGCTGTACGACCGCCCCTGGACCGAGCCGGTCAAACACCCCCACATCGATCCCAAGACGGTGCCTGCCCCCGCCGACTGGGAAGCCGCCGTCCTCACCCTGATGAGCTGCCCGGACGTCGCCTCCAAGCGCTGGCTGTGGGAGCAGTACGACCGCCACGTCATGGCCGACACCCTGGAAGACAGCGCCACCGGCGCCGACGCCGGCATCGTCCGCGTCCACGGCACCCGCAAGGCCCTGGCCGTGACCAGCGACTGCACCCCCCGCTATGTGCTGAACGACCCCTACGAGGGCGGCAAACAGGCGGTCGCCGAAGCCTGGCGCAACCTGACCGCCGTCGGCGCCGATCCGATCGCCATCACCGACAACCTCAACTTCGGCAATCCCGAACGCCCCGAGATCATGGGCCAGATCGTCAAGGCCATCGAGGGCATGGCCGAGGCCTGCCGCGCCCTCGACTTCCCGGTCGTGAGCGGCAACGTCAGCCTCTACAACGAGACCAACGGCAAGGGCATCCCGCCGACCCCGACCGTCGGCGCCGTCGGCCTGCTGGTCGACTACGCCAACCGCGCCGACTTCTCCTCGATGAAGGACGGCGACGCCCTGGTGGTCATCGGCGTCAACCATGGGGAACTGGGCGCCAGCCTCTACCTGCGAGAACTGCTGAACCGCGAGGACGGCGCCCCGCCGCCGGTCGACCTCGACCTCGAACGCCGCACCGGCGACTTCGTCCGCGCCCAGATCGTCGCCCGCACGGTGACTGTGGTGCACGACCTCTCCGACGGCGGCCTCGCCATCGGCGCCGCCGAGATGGCCCTGGCCAGCGGCGTCGGAGTCACCCTCGACGCCTCCAGCCCGACCAACGCCCACCCCTTCCTGTTCGGCGAGGACCAGGCCCGCTACCTGGTCGCCGTCGCCGACCCGGCCCCGCTGCTGGCCGCCGCCGCGTCCGCCGGCCTGCACGCCTCCGTCGTCGGCCAGGCCGGCGGGAACGCCTTTGCCTCGAAGGGGCTTTTCTCCATCGCGTTGGACAAGCTGCGAGTCACCCACGAGGGCTGGCTGCCGTCCTTCATGGGAACCGCCGCATGA
- a CDS encoding DUF1801 domain-containing protein, whose product MVFPRFVGEGAAKPPDGQVNSRSGGFMAKFQINTVEEYLAVVPARQREILETVRAAIVAAIPEAEEVISYDIPTFKIGGRAVIYYAGWKRHFSIYPVGDAVKKTLAAELAGLEISKGTIKFPLDEPVPVELIGRIAKLRAAEEAAYKPKKRRP is encoded by the coding sequence ATGGTCTTCCCCCGTTTCGTCGGCGAAGGTGCGGCCAAGCCGCCAGACGGCCAAGTTAATTCGCGCTCAGGTGGGTTTATGGCGAAGTTTCAGATCAATACGGTGGAGGAATACCTCGCCGTCGTGCCCGCGCGGCAGCGGGAAATCCTCGAAACCGTGCGGGCGGCGATCGTCGCGGCCATCCCCGAGGCGGAGGAGGTGATCTCCTACGATATTCCGACCTTCAAGATCGGCGGGCGGGCGGTGATCTATTACGCGGGCTGGAAGCGGCATTTTTCGATCTATCCGGTCGGGGATGCGGTGAAGAAGACGCTGGCCGCCGAACTGGCGGGCCTGGAGATCAGCAAGGGGACGATCAAGTTCCCGCTCGACGAGCCCGTGCCGGTCGAGCTGATCGGGCGGATCGCCAAACTGCGGGCGGCGGAGGAGGCCGCGTACAAGCCGAAGAAGAGGCGGCCCTAG
- a CDS encoding IS110 family transposase, whose translation MEHPTRIFIDTSKQLFQLHGVDAGEKVVIRRQLRRREMIPFFTRLAPTVIGLEACGGSHHWARELAGLGHQVMLLPAQYVKAYLKRGKNDGRDAEAGCEAMSRPTMRPVPVKTVQEQAVLMLLATRDRLVRSRTQLTNAIRGHAAEFGLIAPTGLDKIEPLLERVAADQALPDLARDLFAGLGRQLLALQAQIVEIDARMAAHHRADQTSRRLARIPSVGIVGAVMLAAKTPDPKAFRSARDFAAWLGLTPKDHSTAGKTRLGGITRAGDEALRAVLVCGAMAVIQNAKAGRGQPWPWLNRLLATKPTKQVAVALANKTARIAWRLMVSGQDYDPSRRLAAPSQQPA comes from the coding sequence GTGGAGCATCCTACGCGCATATTCATCGATACGTCCAAGCAGCTGTTTCAGCTGCACGGTGTGGACGCAGGCGAGAAGGTCGTCATTCGCCGGCAACTTCGGCGGCGGGAGATGATCCCGTTCTTCACCAGGCTGGCGCCGACGGTGATCGGACTGGAAGCCTGTGGAGGTTCACACCACTGGGCGCGGGAGCTGGCGGGGCTTGGCCATCAGGTGATGCTGCTGCCGGCCCAGTATGTGAAGGCCTATCTGAAGCGAGGCAAGAACGACGGTCGCGACGCCGAGGCCGGCTGCGAAGCGATGAGCCGGCCGACGATGAGGCCGGTGCCGGTCAAGACCGTTCAGGAGCAGGCGGTGCTGATGCTGCTGGCGACGCGGGACCGACTGGTGCGAAGCCGCACCCAGCTGACCAACGCCATTCGCGGCCATGCCGCCGAGTTCGGGCTGATCGCTCCGACCGGGCTTGACAAGATCGAGCCGCTGCTGGAGCGCGTCGCCGCCGACCAGGCTTTGCCCGACCTGGCCCGGGACCTGTTCGCGGGTCTTGGCCGCCAGCTCCTCGCCCTGCAGGCGCAGATCGTCGAGATCGACGCCCGGATGGCGGCGCATCATCGGGCCGATCAGACCAGCCGCCGGCTGGCCAGGATCCCCAGCGTCGGGATCGTCGGCGCGGTCATGCTCGCCGCCAAGACCCCGGACCCCAAGGCCTTCCGCTCAGCGCGCGACTTCGCCGCCTGGCTGGGCCTCACGCCCAAGGACCATTCCACTGCCGGCAAGACCCGCCTTGGCGGCATCACCCGGGCCGGCGACGAGGCGCTTCGAGCCGTCCTGGTCTGCGGGGCCATGGCGGTGATCCAGAACGCCAAAGCGGGTCGAGGACAGCCGTGGCCATGGCTCAATCGGCTATTGGCCACAAAGCCGACCAAGCAGGTCGCCGTCGCCCTCGCCAACAAGACCGCCCGCATCGCCTGGCGCCTCATGGTCAGCGGACAGGACTACGATCCGTCTCGCCGCCTCGCCGCGCCTTCCCAACAACCTGCCTAG
- the purQ gene encoding phosphoribosylformylglycinamidine synthase subunit PurQ, giving the protein MKAAVIVFPGSNCDRDCKVAVERSTGASVDMVWHGDTALPDKVDLIVLPGGFSYGDYLRCGAMASLSPIMTEVKAAVERGVATVGICNGFQVLCEAGLLPGALLRNAGLKYVCKPVALDIVNGQTRFTAAYQGRREAVMTVGNGEGNYFADEATLDRLEGEGQVVFRYRDNPNGSARDIAGIINPAGNVIGLMPHPDRAFEAELGSADGALLFQSALASA; this is encoded by the coding sequence ATGAAAGCCGCCGTCATCGTCTTCCCGGGGTCCAACTGCGATCGCGACTGCAAGGTCGCCGTCGAGCGCTCGACCGGCGCCTCCGTCGATATGGTCTGGCACGGCGACACGGCGCTCCCCGACAAGGTCGATCTGATCGTCCTGCCCGGCGGTTTCTCCTACGGCGACTACCTGCGCTGCGGGGCCATGGCCTCGCTGTCGCCGATCATGACCGAGGTGAAGGCGGCCGTGGAACGCGGCGTCGCCACCGTCGGCATCTGCAACGGTTTCCAGGTGCTGTGCGAGGCCGGCCTGCTGCCGGGCGCGCTGCTCCGCAACGCCGGTCTGAAATACGTCTGCAAGCCGGTCGCCCTCGACATCGTCAACGGCCAGACCCGCTTCACCGCCGCCTACCAGGGGCGCCGCGAGGCGGTGATGACGGTCGGCAACGGCGAGGGCAACTACTTCGCCGACGAGGCCACCCTCGACCGGCTGGAGGGCGAGGGCCAGGTTGTCTTCCGCTATCGTGACAACCCCAACGGCTCGGCCCGCGACATCGCCGGCATCATCAACCCGGCCGGCAACGTCATCGGCCTGATGCCCCACCCCGACCGCGCCTTCGAAGCCGAACTGGGCTCGGCCGACGGGGCCCTGCTGTTCCAGAGCGCCCTGGCCAGCGCCTAG
- the purS gene encoding phosphoribosylformylglycinamidine synthase subunit PurS — MKATVHVFLKPGVLDVQGKAIENALHGLGWADVNHVRVGRVLEFEVGGDKASAEAEVKAMCDKLLANTVIESYRVEIG; from the coding sequence GTGAAGGCCACCGTCCACGTTTTCCTCAAGCCCGGCGTCCTCGACGTGCAGGGCAAGGCGATCGAGAACGCCCTCCACGGGCTGGGCTGGGCGGACGTGAACCACGTCCGCGTCGGCCGGGTCCTCGAGTTCGAGGTCGGCGGCGACAAGGCTTCGGCCGAAGCCGAGGTCAAGGCCATGTGCGACAAGCTGCTGGCCAACACGGTTATCGAAAGCTACCGGGTCGAGATCGGGTGA
- the purC gene encoding phosphoribosylaminoimidazolesuccinocarboxamide synthase has protein sequence MTTRRKKIYEGKAKILYEGPEPGTLIQYFKDDATAFNAQKKAVLEGKGVINNRISEFVMTKLAAIGVHNHFIRRLNHREQLIKEVEIIPLEVICRNIAAGSLSKRLGLEEGTPLPRSIIEFCYKNDELGDPLVAEEHITAFNWATTQDIDDIMASTLRINDFLTGMFGAVGITLVDFKIEFGRVWEGDFSRIILADEISPDSCRLWDSTTNEKLDKDRFRRDLGDVIESYTEVARRLGIMKDMPTVIQGGLH, from the coding sequence ATGACCACCCGCCGCAAGAAGATCTACGAAGGCAAGGCCAAGATCCTGTACGAAGGGCCCGAGCCGGGCACCCTGATCCAGTACTTCAAGGACGACGCCACCGCCTTCAACGCCCAGAAAAAGGCGGTGCTGGAGGGCAAGGGGGTCATCAACAACCGCATCAGCGAGTTCGTGATGACCAAGCTGGCCGCCATCGGCGTCCACAACCACTTCATCCGCCGGCTGAACCACCGCGAACAGCTGATCAAGGAAGTCGAGATCATCCCGCTGGAAGTGATCTGCCGCAACATCGCCGCCGGCAGCCTGTCCAAGCGCCTGGGCCTCGAGGAGGGCACCCCCCTGCCCCGCTCGATCATCGAGTTCTGCTACAAGAACGACGAACTGGGCGATCCCCTGGTGGCCGAAGAGCACATCACGGCGTTCAACTGGGCCACCACCCAGGACATCGACGACATCATGGCCTCGACCCTGCGCATCAACGACTTCCTGACCGGGATGTTCGGCGCCGTCGGCATCACCCTGGTCGATTTCAAGATCGAGTTCGGCCGTGTCTGGGAAGGCGACTTCTCGCGCATCATCCTGGCCGACGAGATCAGCCCCGACAGCTGCCGGCTGTGGGATTCGACGACCAACGAAAAGCTCGACAAGGACCGTTTCCGCCGCGATCTGGGCGACGTCATCGAGAGCTACACCGAGGTCGCCCGTCGCCTCGGGATCATGAAAGACATGCCGACTGTCATCCAGGGGGGACTGCACTAG